GGTTTTGCTTCCCATTTAGAACTTTTGCAAGAGTAGTGTGCATTCTCCCTGGTGTCTTGATATAATGTGACTGCTCTTTGAATAGAGATTTGGACAACTCCTGCCTTGGGAGGAGGGTGGTGTGTAAGGCAGTCCCAAAaattctcttttttattattcaaaaaaaaagGGATGCAGGATGACACTCAGGCTACTAATACCAGAGTACATCGCTAACAATAAAATTAAAGGCTAAACACAAGTAACCTATAAAACCTATGATTAGCCAAGAACAAAAGGAGAGAGTTTATCCATTTGCTGGATAAGAACAAGGAGGAAACTGGAGAAATGCTACCACCTACAGGTTAGTCTTGATACAAtacttcaaaacatctggatgaatTTTATTCATATGGGTTATATGGGCCTAAGGACGTTTACACATTAGCCCTTTCCCTTGAAATTGCCATCCTTTAGTCACTTCTTTTTGCAGAGCGTCCAGACAAGATAGTTACCAAATTGCTGTATTATTGTTTAGTGTTCCATTCTCCTACTGTTTTTCGAGAGTTGATTTGTGGTTaattttttccaattaaaactaAAATCTAATTGCAGTGCCTGTTTCTTCAACATGGGCTACTGAGGGTTTCTTTTTAGGGCTtttgtgcttttaattaaaagcttcctgttctcacgttTTCTCAGGTTTCAACAAGGTGGAGGGGGATTTATGATGAATTGCCCCTGAAGCAGGCAACATCTATTCAGGGCAAGGGGCTTTAAGTACTAGTTTCCTTTATCCGCCTCCCTTTTCTTTATTTGATAGAACAACTATTATACGCATGGAAAAATGGTAGGGACTATTCTTCAAAATGTGCTAGGGAGGCTTTTGATGCATTCTGTGTTTTGACACTTTCTAGGTTTAAACTCTGGAATGAAGCACCTTTCCTTCTAGGTTTTTCTAAAAGCGTGCTCCACATGCTGGGCCCACCACTGTACAAACACCCCAAATTACTCCTTCATCTGCTGGCTAGCATGTCTGTGTGTATACACCCTGCAAAGGAAGATAGATCATAGGATGCCCGAAATCTCCCCTGTACACAGCTTGGTATGTGAACCAACCTTTCAACTCGCGCATCCTTTCAAGCCTCTGTTCTTCTTTCAATTCTTTGATGAATCCTTTGTTGGCTTCATCCAGTGCCTGCAAAAATAAGGTGGGGATCTTAAATGGGAAACTTGAGTCAGGCCTCACTCTCTCTTCCCACTACTGCCATCTGCATATATAGTGGCATTGCCATGAAATAGgactatttgggggtgggggtgacaggACCGAAATCCTGGTTTGCTTCTTCTTCAAGAGGTTCACACAGAGAAGAGAGACACCTGAAAGTACAAACCTAGTTGCCTGAAACCCAGCAGATGGCAAAAGGGTAGCAGAGATGAGGTTGGGTCAGGTGAGTTGTTATCAGATCAGGTGAATTGGAGGTGTCATGGCTATGAACTGTCAGGTAGTTTATGGCAGGGGCAGGGAATAAATGAATCGGTAATATTGTTTGCATTATGTGGGGCCCCTCTGTAGACACAAGAACCAATGCATAGCAGTTATATCAGAGAAATATCTCTGCTGGGTCAAACCAAATATCCGTCCAGTCTAGCGTCCCGTttcccacagtgaccagccaCATATTTCTGAAAAGTCAACAAGCAAAATATGAAGGCAATCTCCTCCTATAGTTTatcccagcacctggtattcagaggtatattaACCTCTTAACAAGAAGGTTCCATTTAACTAACATATGTCCAGAAGTATATAAAGGTGATCTACCGTAGCTGAATTGTGTGCTTAGACCcaagctttcccaaacttggtcctccggctgtttttggactacatttaccatcatccctgaccattggtcctgctagctagggacgatgggagttgtagtccaaaaacaaacccaagtttgggaaaccctgtcttAGATTAAAGGCCTTTGACAAAAGCACCACACTAAAGACTCAGGaataagcttagcagtcatggaacaagaggagaggtcctcttaTGGATCAGTAATTGGTTAAGAAACAGAAAACGaggaggaataaatggacagttctcccacTAGCTAGCAGGATGTGGGAAGTGGAATTTCCCCAAGGATGAGTATTTGGGTCTGTGCTTCTTAACCGTTTTATCAATTATCTAGACCTATAGATTTAGGAGTGAGAAGTGACATAGCCAAGTCTGCTCCTGATACCAAATTATTCAGGACAGGAATTTACAGGAATGAGAAGGAGCACcacaaaaggatctctccaaattgGGTGAGCAGgctgtaaaatggcaaatgcaattcaatatatgcaagtgtaaaatgatgcacactaagacaaaaaaaaatcctaatttcacatatatgGCCATGAGGTCTGGAcaaggaatgagaccttggggtcacaGCTTGATGAAGACgttgacccagtgtgcagcagttTTGTAAAGGGAGAATTCCATACTAGGAATAATTTGGAAAGGGGTTGAAAACAGAACTGACAGTATTGTAATGCAATACTGAATATCACAATACTCAATAAACAAACACAGATATACAAATCTGTGCATACAACCATAGTTGGAATATTATTGAGTGGTTGGAGCAACTGCCCTgcaaggaaaggttacaacatttgggactttttagtttagagaaaagatgaaCAAGAGGGGACATGATATAAATTATAACATTATGCACCGTGTGGCTCAGGAGaagctttttctttccttcccataatactagaacccaggaacatccaatgaagctgaacaatgAAAGATTCAGGGCCAACaaatgaaagtacagtggtgccttgcttaacgaacgccctgtaagacgaaattttcgcttaaagaaaggatttttctagcggaggttgcctcgctagatgaattcattttacgaaatattcgtctagcgaatcgtggtttcccataggaatgcattgaaattcaattaatgtgttcctatgggcaaaaaaatttttttttaaaaattcaatgcattcctatgggattcgctagacgaatttttcgttataagaatagacccgtggaacgaattaaattcgtctagcgaggcaccactgtacttttaaaaaatggcatagcATGCAATTAAACTATTGAATTCAGTCCCACAAAAATGTACTTTACCTAACAACATGCACAAAATATCCTGCTCTCCCCACTGTGTTTCTTTTGGTCTCCCactgcctttgggggggggaataccatctccccccccccttggttaTAGCCAACCACTTACAATAATGATCGCCTGCATAGCAGCAACGTTATGGATACGTTTCGCCTGCTCCAGAGCCTTCTCAAAGTAGGTGACTGCTGACTGGAAATCTTCCAGTTTCACTGTgtgttaataatttttttaaaaaaagagaagaacaaGAAATAATCAACTTTAACAAGATATAGGCTTCAGAAAAACTTATACAAAATAAACATGTGGTGTGTTTTCAGTTGATTATTGGAACTCTCTAGGATAAGGGATGTAAGATGCACCCCAAACCCCAGGATATTCCATCtgcttacattttattttattggggtgggggtattGTCATTTAATACTGTTGACCTAAGGTTGAAGCAATAAAggctcaaataaaataaattgataTGTGTGTAGACTCTCACTGAAGTGTGGTTGGGAAGCAGGATCCCTGCCtttcctgttcccccccccctgccccgacCCCTGGGCACACATATTACACCTTGATGTTCCGGATATGTGAATGCAATAACTGCATAGGAACTAGGTGTGCAACATCTACTGTACCGTGCACAAACCTAAACTGCACATTCATGAACCTTCATACAGTTTGGGAAAGGGCCACACAGTTTGAACCCACAAATTCTGGACTTGATACACATCAGTTCAATGTAAACAATAGACCCaatagacaggagtgcctggcgtgctatggtccatggggtcacaaagagtcggacacgactaaacgactaaacaacaaaaaacaaagaccCAGCATGTGGCTGTCTTGGTGGCCTAGTACTGATGCCAGGTGTGATGTGTTCATTTGCCTGAAAGAAGGGGAAACATGCAAGCTTCATTTCCCATCCTGGGATACACACTGTACTCTCTTCCCTACTAAAAAAATTCTAGATACCATAAAATACCTTCTTTGgcactgtaaaaaaaattaagtgagtTGGTGGCAATATaagcataaggtaaagggacccctgaccattaggtccagttgtgaccagaaacgccgtttaccttcccgctgtaccttccctatttatctacttgcactttgacgtgctttcgaactgctaggttggcaggagctgggaccgagcaacgggaactcaccccgtcacgggaatttgaactgccgaccttatgacggcaaagccctaggctcagtggtttaacccacagtgccagccGCATACATACTTTTAAATATGCATAATTTAGTCCAACCACGAGTTTCCttcaacaaaataaaaccagCGTTTTAATCCTAGACTGAATATTCCatacaatagggttgccatacgtccggaattttccagacatacccagaatactgctgtcagaagcagtgtccgggcagaaattagcaaaactaaaaaaaaaaaaaattaaggatttttatttttaactcggAAGCAGGGGATGGACATTTGCATAATTCTCATTACAGTATTCAACACAATGTTTTTGTTTGATTTCGCTCATTCACCCCAGCAATTGCATGCCCTTGTCCAAAGCTCCATTTGGTTTGAGGCACAAAGCATTCAactttcccccccatcagcatgtcAAGGTCTGAGTGAGAAACCTAATTCTGTACTCGGGACCCACCAAATTATTTGCTGCCCATGTCAAATGAAAACAATTTTGCACAACATATCCAAACACTGGTGTCCTGAGGAGTGTAACAGAACAGACTAGAATATACTTTATtcatttctatttttaatatgttactccgccccgccccccgctgcCAACCACTTCCTCTTGAACAAGTGTCtatgctctaggccaggcatcccaaaactgcagccctccagatgttttggcctacaactcccatgatccctagctaacaggaccagtggtcgaggaagatgggaattgtagtccaaaacatctggagggccgaagtttgggggtgcctgctctaggcagcAAACAGAAATCCATAAGAGATTGTGTCCCTTTAAATgcagatttaattttttaaaaagctgacaaGATGCTAAGCTGTCTCTCGTCATCTCCCAATGTGCTCTCTCTTTCAGGAAAACAGCCTCCGCACTCCAGACAATTGCCTAGCCCAGCCtgctccttttttggggggggaagcaaccctAGAGCCTTGTGGAGCTCACACAGACCCTGCTAGTGAATAAAACTTTTTAGGTTTGTGCAAAGCAGTTCACCTTGTGCTTGTGCCACCAATACACCGCCGTTGAGCTGCCACTCAATGTCTCCTTCTTCCTCTGCACACTGCAAGGACCTTTCGCCATAGTCCCGAGCCTCCGCCGCTTTGTTGAGCTCAAGGTAGCATCTGCCCATTTCATGGAACAGCCAAGTCTTCTCCAGGTTGCTCTTCACAAGTGGAATCTTTTCTTCCcagcttttcaaaataaaacagaattttgCAACTAACTGCAGAAATAATTCAGGCCTGAAGAGTAACTTTCCTGGCTCTTTCAAGACCAGGGCTTCTTCCCTATTTGGGTTACCCCAgctattctgggtggcttccaacaaagtaaaacacagtaaggcatcaaacattaaaaacttccctatacaagggaTGTctgctaaaagtcagatagttatttccttgacaactgagagggcattccacagggtgggcgccaccactgagaaggccctctgccagggccgtcttaagcgcccctggcgccgtggtgcgccggatccctctggctccccaccccccatttcccagcgcaatgggcgggcgggcgcagcgcggttgccgtgggcgcagctgcgcggcggaccggccggccagagggtgggcgcagctcgcggcgcccccctggcgggctggcaccgtggtgccctgcgccacccagcctggccgtagggctggccctgccctctgcctgcttcccagtAACCTCACTTATTACaataagggaactgccagaaggcccttggagctggatctcagtgtccgggctgaacaatgggggtggagactctccttcaggtatgctaTTAAGAGTGCACTCAGCCCTCCACAGGATCTTGGCCCCTACTTTCCATTCCCTTACAGACGCTACTTAGGGTTGCCAGGGCCCCTGAGGCTCAGGTATGATGGAAGTTATacaccagcaacatctgcagagccacagattccccacccccaagttaaGAATTGGTACCCAGCAGGCCAGGGATGGAGACAAAGGGCACTTGGTGGGATGAGGGGCGGGGAGAGATGGCAACTAATGGCATCTCTATTTGTACCCTTCTATTCTTTGTACCTGCCTGACCTTCACAGTTTTCAACGCCCCTCACCCCTTGGGAAATCCATTCCCTAGTCAATGACATTCTGTAGAATCTAGATGGTCCAACCCCAAAAACTCTCATCCTTTCATCCTCATGGAGCAGAAGTATGGGAGGAAATCATCCCTGTGTgccaagatgtgtgtgtgtgtcaagtatGCCATTGCTTCTTTCAAAAGATTTAGGAGCGGCACATTTGTGGGGCAGCTGACCACCCGCTGTTGAGGGTCCTTCATCCTCTCCAAATAGTACAACTCCAAGAATCCCTTGAAAGGAAACCATGGGAGTAAAAGCCGTTCCAGTTTACAGAATGAAGGTAAGGCAGGTGGGTTGTATTGGGAGACCATCCTTACATATATGCAAGAGGCATGGAGACCTGACTGTTTGTCTTTGGGTTCCACCTACGTGTCAATGGCGTTCTGGAAGTTGCCCATGCGGGCATGCACTCTGCCAATATTGTCAAGGGCTCTGGAGATGGCATCGGTCAGGTTGCTGCAAGAAGAAGCAAAAATGAGTGACCTGAAAGCTGGGTTGCTACTTCAAAATCTCCCGAGAGTTTTCTGACCTGCCCTCCTTCTCCAGCCCCTGTACGTTGCTCCAGCTGTATGTATTGATTTATAGTTCATCATCAGCTGCTTGTAGCAGTTGAAAGAATTTTAGGTCTATGGACCAAAAgaaagctctgtgtgtgtgagttTAAAGAGGATAATGAAGAAGCTGGGAGATCCATGCCCACAAGCCGCTTTCAATCTAAAATATAGGCATGGGGGAATCTGCCCAAAAACTGTGCTGCAGAGCCATCTTTAAAATGCAACGATGCTTTTCTGGGGTGCGATAAAGCCATTCCAATCGTGAATTCGTCCAGAGACGTAGACAACAAAGGAACAAGGTATGAAATGGAGGGACATTAAGACACAGCAGATATCCGCTGGATTCTACTCTAAAGTGCTGAACTaggaagaaatgaaagaaagcaaCTAAGAAAGCAGGGAAACAAGTGTATAAGGAGGAAAGTAAGAGGccgattttaaaatgttatttatttgcaGTAGGTCAGGGATTCTGGAACAGATTTGTACCTTGTTTGGAGCACCACCTTCCCTGGGGGAGGATATCACTGTGGATTTGGATACTCACATTCTGGGAGAGCAATATGGCAAGGAATAGTGATTTGACTTTGATTTCAATGGCTTGCCCTAAACATTTTAGCCGCTAGAGAGCGCAATCATTCTATGAGTAGCTTTCATGGCTCACCCagagataatgatgatgattacaaaCTAGAACCCTAGTGCTTGCAATTCTGGAAAGACTGGTACTCATGGGTCAGAAGAAGGCAAGTTAAGGCAACGTAATGCTAACTGACAGTATGGGTATTCCGTATCCTAGCTTtccttctagaacaggcatccccaaacttcggccctccagatgttttggactacaattcccatcttccccgaccactggtcttgttagctagggatcatgggagttgtaggccaaaacatctggagggccgcagtttggagatgcctgttctagacagcATACATACATATGGTTCCCAGGAGGTCTCCTACTGAAGACACACAGACCTGATTGACTTGAGACCATGCCCTGGGTGAACTAGAAATACACTTGTTCCTGTGGCTAGttttcctccccatccccatctccACACTCTCTCCTCTATCTGCCTCTTATTCCAAGCACCCAGTCTATGGGCTCAGCTACTAGGAAGCCCTGGCTGACATTGCAACTAACTCCTGCTTCATGGCCTTCTGATGTAAGCCCTGAGCTGGACAAATAACctagcatgcacatgaaagcttataccaagaacaaacttagttggtctctaaggtgctcctggacaatttttaaattttttaaaataaattttgactgtgtcagaccaacacggctacctgcctgaatcTTGCAATACTAAACTCGCGTTCGAAATGCTGGTAAGCGTGTGTCCTTCTAAGTAAAACACAAATCTGCCAGTATCTATTCATCCTGCTCCTGAAAGCAAGGTATTCAAAGACACAGGCATTTGGAGCAAGGaataggagaggggagagaagagaatgGGAGAGCTTGtcaggctagatcaggcatccccaaactgcggccctccagatgttttggcctacaactcccatgatccctagctaacaggactagtggtcagggatgatgggaattgtagtccaaaacatctggagggccgaagtttggggatgcctgggctagattgtCTAACTCTGTTGGATTGGGGAAGCTGTACAGAGTACCGGAGCCTCTTCTGCCAACAGGTAGGCCCAATTCTGTCATCTCCAGCTCAGAAGATATCACCAGGCACTGCCTGCATACATTTTTTACACAACCATAAGGGCTAGAAACCCTAAGTGTTCCCCCTACCCCTCTTTTTCCCCAGTAGAACCTGAGATTTGAACAATTCAACACATTCCGAACTCCTGTCCTGAAATAAAGAGTACACAGCTATGGCTAAATGATGGCAGCATGGAACGGGCACTCAAGCAGCCTCAAAAAGAGTAGGCTGCCCTTCCTTACTTTTCTTTCGCAATGTCCAGATCCACCTGGTGGCTCTGCAAAGCTGCTGCCATGTTCCCCATCTCAATCTGGGCATTCCCAATGCAGCTGTAGAGGTTTCCAACCAGTTCGCTCCTGTTGGGGATCTCTTCGTCAGACCAGCCTTGGATCTTTTTCAGCACTTGCTCAGCTTTCTGGCAGCTTCTTTCGGGGCTGCCGCTAGTCAACACTTGAcggggaagggaagaagaagaagaagaagaagaagaagaagaagaagaagaagaagaagaagaagaagaagaagaagaagaagaagaagaaagtgtgcGCTCATATGATGCATGTTAACTACCCCCAATTCATTAGGATATCCCAAATTTGGACAccctccccctccaaaatggCACCTCACATTACTTATTTTCACTATCCATCTTGTTTGCTAGCACTCACATCAGCTCCTACCATCTGTTAGGTCACTACTGAAAACAGAATGCCAATCAAGGAGgacctttagcctgatccagcaagacaatTCTTTCTTGTGATTTGTCTACAGTTCAATGTAAGGAGTTCAGATCATTGGTCTCTCTTATTGGTCAATTCTGACTGGCAATGATTCAGGTACAGGTCTTTCCCATTCTCGACACCTGAGTCCATTTTACCTGGAGATACGTTTACAAAATGTTTATGTAATCTACCGTTGATCATAGAGGGAAACAGTTGCTGCAAATGCAAGCAGAAACTCTGGTGGCTTCTGAAATGGATTTGGGGGCTTGCTCCTCATAATCCCTGGCAGAAGTTCAGAAAGAAAAGGCAACTTTTCCTTCAAGCTATGAAAGTGACCTGACTATCATAGACCAACCTGAGTCCATTTTGTTCTATATTTCATTGGGTCCCTATAGAATAAGAGAGAGAGGCAACATCCAGATAATCGGCTAACAGGTTTGGTCTTTTAGCAAGAATTCAAATACATAACACCCTACTTTTTACACCTCCAGGGTCTAAGCTCAGTTAATACAGGAGTCAGGTGAAATTCTGAAGCCGATATATATTTGTGCAATGAGTGAGTTTTGAAAAGTACATTTTTCATGCTCAGAACATCCTGCCTGACGGACACCTCCTCACCGTCCCACGGCGAAAGTAGTACAGCTTCATCAGTCCATAATACTATACACTCAACATGATATACCAAGAATATAAGATCATCACAGGCACAGCAAGTATACATACTTGGTATATATATTGGTATATCAAGTTGAATGTATAGTATTATGGACTGATGAAGCTGTTGCAAAACCTGCTTAATATCCGGAGTACAGGTCTTCTGGTCAATCTTCTGATCAACTGTACTACTTTCACCATGggactgttaaaacggaaagggatcaaaccatcgcaagaggtgttgaaattttgggaggctggacagttacaatggaatggtctcggtggtggggtgcacatttttattcttatttattcttattgctttgtctaaataaataaatagggaaagaaagaaatgcaataataatagtaatggtgacagtaatacagtggtgcctcgcaagacgaatttaattcgttctgtgagtcaattcgttttgtgaaaaattcgtctagcgaatcccataggaatgcattgaatttttttattttgctcataggaacgcattaattgaatttcaatgcattcctatgggaaaccacgattcgctagacgaatttttcacaaaacgaattcgtcttgcgaggcaacctctgatcgcaaaacccattcgcctcgcgaaaaattagtctagcagggcattcgtctagcgaggtaccactgtaataataataataataataataataatgttttcttaTTTACAGGTGCTCCCTCACGTTTTCTAACTTTGTGGGTATATTTAACGAAGAAACCATGCATGGggccttcccccccttctttttgtttcattgtgcatAAATGTAAcccaatgctttaaaaaaaaaaaagcatccagCACATTTTCAGTTGAGCTACCTACACATATCAATGTCCTCCATGCTCTTTAAGATGTATCTGGCCACCTCGGATGGCTTCCGCTTTTGATCTCTGGTCCATCTCTTAAGCATGAGCTTGCGGTCTCTGATCCTGGCGTAGATAGGTTTCTGCTGCTGCCAGAAATCTGTGCGGGTATCGAGGTAGGAAAGCCCTTCCTGGATCAGGCGTCCAACAGTCACCCCTTGCTTTGTGGTGCTTCTGGTCAAGTCTGCAGGGAGACCATAGgcagagaaagacagacagacagacagacagacagatatgggAGAGTttacattatttatatatatttggctGGCTTAGGGAAGATGCCTCTTTATAGACACATCCTCTCTTTGCTGGAACACATAGGCGTTCCCCCACTTTGTGTGGACTTCATATTGTTATGAGTATGTGGGTACCAGATGTCTAATCCGTATAACCcaagttggtttttttaagggcATAGTTTGCTGTCATGTGACCTAGAGGGAAAAGATGCAGGTTGAAAAAGCAGAGAAAAAAGCCAcggc
The window above is part of the Zootoca vivipara chromosome 13, rZooViv1.1, whole genome shotgun sequence genome. Proteins encoded here:
- the ODAD4 gene encoding outer dynein arm-docking complex subunit 4 isoform X2, with the translated sequence MGDSEGEVLRGTFPSLMAEGTMLSRRGELAKALTCYTYALQLQPGDRNCLVSRSKCYLRLGDTENALKDAEASLAADKGFTKGLYQKAEALYTMGDFEFALVFYHRGHKIRPELPQFRLGIQKCQEAIENSVGSPSSVKLENRPDLFFLSRQAESKRAKQKLQVKFPKKDAKYLGRQEPVRNEKTERQLLGELYVDKAFLEKLLKDEDLTRSTTKQGVTVGRLIQEGLSYLDTRTDFWQQQKPIYARIRDRKLMLKRWTRDQKRKPSEVARYILKSMEDIDMLLTSGSPERSCQKAEQVLKKIQGWSDEEIPNRSELVGNLYSCIGNAQIEMGNMAAALQSHQVDLDIAKENNLTDAISRALDNIGRVHARMGNFQNAIDTWEEKIPLVKSNLEKTWLFHEMGRCYLELNKAAEARDYGERSLQCAEEEGDIEWQLNGGVLVAQAQVKLEDFQSAVTYFEKALEQAKRIHNVAAMQAIIIALDEANKGFIKELKEEQRLERMRELKEQRLRPEEPHVPAQDI